Proteins from a single region of Salinisphaera sp. T31B1:
- a CDS encoding cyclopropane-fatty-acyl-phospholipid synthase family protein yields MVPDRIARAGMRRLIATRLTSPEATDPEVRGEHMRAFLQRASTGPIAQHTADANAQHYEVPAAFFKHVLGSHLKYSGCLFEPGIDNLDQAEHAMLALYAERARLRDGQTVLDLGCGWGSFALWAAKRYPRSRILAVSNSATQRAAIEAMAGERGLDNLTVQTCDINVFDPGSARFDRIVSVEMFEHMRNYRELFARISRWLADDGRLFVHVFAHKTLAYPFQDDGEYDWMARHFFTGGIMPSENLFARFQNDLILRESWWLSGSHYRDTANAWLDRMDRAHDEIQSLFVDTYGQRDAARWLNRWRMFFMAVAELFGYDQGNEWGIAHYVFAPRAAAPSTGPETA; encoded by the coding sequence ATGGTCCCGGATCGCATAGCCCGCGCCGGCATGCGTCGGTTGATCGCCACCCGGCTGACCAGTCCCGAGGCCACCGATCCGGAGGTTCGCGGCGAGCACATGCGTGCGTTTCTGCAGCGTGCGTCCACCGGGCCGATCGCCCAGCACACCGCCGATGCCAACGCCCAGCACTATGAAGTGCCGGCCGCCTTCTTCAAACACGTGCTCGGCAGCCATCTCAAATACAGCGGCTGCCTGTTCGAGCCCGGTATCGACAACCTCGATCAGGCCGAGCACGCCATGCTGGCGCTCTACGCCGAGCGGGCGCGCCTGCGCGACGGCCAGACCGTACTCGACCTGGGCTGTGGCTGGGGGTCTTTTGCGCTCTGGGCCGCCAAGCGCTACCCGCGCTCCCGTATCCTCGCGGTGTCGAACTCGGCGACCCAGCGCGCGGCCATCGAAGCCATGGCCGGCGAGCGCGGCCTGGACAACCTGACCGTGCAGACCTGCGATATCAACGTCTTCGATCCCGGCAGCGCCCGGTTCGACCGGATCGTGTCGGTGGAGATGTTCGAACACATGCGCAATTACCGGGAGCTGTTCGCTCGTATCAGCCGCTGGCTGGCCGACGACGGCCGCCTGTTCGTGCACGTGTTCGCCCACAAGACGCTGGCCTATCCGTTTCAGGACGACGGTGAATACGACTGGATGGCCCGGCATTTCTTCACCGGCGGCATCATGCCGAGCGAGAACCTGTTCGCACGGTTTCAGAACGACCTGATACTGCGCGAGTCCTGGTGGCTGTCCGGCAGCCATTATCGCGATACGGCCAACGCCTGGCTGGATCGCATGGACCGTGCGCACGATGAGATCCAGTCCCTGTTCGTCGACACCTACGGCCAGCGCGATGCCGCGCGTTGGCTCAACCGCTGGCGCATGTTCTTCATGGCCGTGGCCGAACTGTTCGGCTACGACCAGGGCAACGAATGGGGCATCGCCCACTATGTGTTCGCGCCGCGTGCGGCGGCGCCATCCACCGGCCCGGAGACCGCCTGA
- a CDS encoding TRAP transporter small permease, with protein MGLIRLWNRLEEALVVFFLTGMTLVTFAYVAVTNLYGLFYDLGDAVPSLETPAFAVGDFLLTLGQQMTWSLAVTTTLFAWLIFIGIAYCVREGAHIGVDLLVRLFPERLQRVFGVVACLIFIGYAGLLMVSSFTWLQSLMVNNIGAEDLDAFGIKEWHVALVEPIGMALVIARLLEVMVHIVRGRQLGLERSNEAGDALSLMERELENSRQAEQAAVADSASDTRGSR; from the coding sequence ATGGGTCTGATCCGTTTATGGAACCGGCTGGAAGAGGCCCTCGTGGTCTTCTTCCTGACCGGCATGACACTCGTGACTTTCGCCTATGTGGCGGTCACCAATCTTTACGGTCTGTTCTACGATCTGGGCGATGCGGTGCCTTCGCTGGAAACGCCGGCCTTCGCGGTCGGCGATTTTCTTCTGACTCTGGGTCAGCAGATGACCTGGAGCCTGGCGGTGACCACCACGTTGTTCGCCTGGCTGATCTTCATCGGCATCGCCTACTGCGTACGCGAAGGCGCCCATATCGGCGTCGACCTGCTCGTGCGTCTGTTCCCCGAGCGCCTTCAACGGGTCTTCGGGGTCGTCGCCTGCCTGATCTTTATCGGCTATGCAGGGCTGCTGATGGTCTCGAGCTTCACCTGGCTGCAGTCGCTGATGGTCAACAATATCGGCGCCGAGGATCTCGATGCCTTCGGCATCAAGGAATGGCACGTGGCGCTGGTCGAGCCCATCGGCATGGCGCTGGTCATCGCGCGCCTGCTCGAGGTCATGGTGCATATCGTGCGCGGTCGTCAACTCGGGCTGGAACGCAGCAACGAGGCAGGCGATGCGTTGTCGCTCATGGAGCGTGAGCTGGAAAACAGCCGGCAGGCCGAGCAAGCCGCCGTGGCCGACAGCGCATCCGATACGCGGGGGTCCCGATGA
- a CDS encoding TRAP transporter large permease produces MTIAFLFIVLFVLMFIGVPIAVSLGLSSALTILLFSNDSLQSLAIKLFATSDHYTLLAIPFFLLSGAFMTSGGVARRLIDFANASVGHIRGGLPIASVLACVLFAALSGSSPATVAAVGSIVIAGMVRSGYTESFATGIVCNAGTLGILIPPSIVMVVYAAATSTSVGKLFMAGVVPGVVLGLLLMIAIYVIARIKNMPAQPKVSFREWLTTARKSLWGLLLIVIILGGIYTGIFTPTEAAAVAAVYAAFVAVVIYRDVRIRDCPRVVLDAAKLSVTLMFIIANAMLFAHVLTTEQIPQTITQWVVEQGFSQVGFLLVVNVVLLVAGSFMEPSAIILILAPILFPIATQLGVDPIHLGVIMVVNMEIGMLTPPTGLNLFVASVVTGQPLTKVIRASAPWLILLIGFLLLITYVPIVSLGLPNMLGMP; encoded by the coding sequence ATGACCATCGCGTTTCTGTTCATCGTTCTGTTCGTGCTTATGTTCATCGGCGTGCCGATCGCCGTGTCGCTGGGTCTGTCGAGCGCATTGACGATCCTGCTGTTCAGCAACGATTCGCTGCAGTCGCTGGCAATCAAGCTGTTTGCGACATCCGATCACTACACGCTGCTGGCCATTCCGTTCTTCCTGCTGTCGGGTGCGTTCATGACCAGCGGGGGCGTGGCGCGACGGCTGATCGATTTCGCCAATGCCAGCGTCGGCCATATCCGCGGCGGTCTGCCGATTGCCTCGGTGCTGGCGTGCGTGCTGTTCGCGGCGCTGTCGGGCTCGTCGCCCGCCACGGTGGCCGCGGTCGGCTCGATCGTGATTGCCGGAATGGTGCGTTCGGGCTATACGGAGTCGTTTGCGACCGGCATCGTGTGCAACGCCGGCACGCTCGGCATCCTGATTCCGCCGTCCATCGTGATGGTGGTCTACGCAGCCGCCACGTCGACCTCGGTCGGCAAGCTGTTCATGGCCGGCGTGGTACCCGGCGTGGTGCTCGGCCTGCTGTTGATGATCGCGATCTATGTGATCGCCCGCATCAAGAACATGCCGGCACAACCGAAGGTCAGTTTTCGGGAATGGCTCACCACGGCGCGCAAGTCGCTCTGGGGCCTGCTGCTGATCGTGATCATCCTCGGGGGCATTTACACGGGCATCTTCACGCCGACCGAAGCCGCCGCCGTGGCGGCGGTGTATGCGGCGTTCGTGGCCGTGGTCATCTATCGCGACGTACGTATCCGCGATTGTCCGCGGGTGGTACTGGATGCGGCCAAGCTCAGCGTCACGCTGATGTTCATCATCGCCAACGCGATGCTGTTCGCGCACGTGCTGACCACCGAGCAGATCCCGCAGACGATCACCCAGTGGGTGGTCGAGCAGGGCTTTTCTCAGGTCGGTTTCCTGCTCGTGGTCAACGTGGTCCTGCTGGTGGCCGGCAGCTTCATGGAGCCATCGGCGATCATCCTGATCCTGGCCCCCATCCTGTTCCCCATCGCCACCCAGCTGGGCGTCGACCCGATCCATCTCGGCGTAATCATGGTGGTGAACATGGAGATCGGCATGCTCACGCCACCCACGGGGCTCAATCTGTTCGTGGCCTCGGTGGTGACCGGGCAACCGTTGACCAAGGTGATCCGTGCTTCGGCACCCTGGCTGATCCTGCTCATCGGGTTCCTGCTGCTGATCACCTATGTGCCGATCGTCTCGCTCGGTCTGCCGAATATGCTCGGCATGCCCTGA
- a CDS encoding DctP family TRAP transporter solute-binding subunit — protein MRQSRLFHALIAISCALAFTVSSHAFAADGQPIVIKFSHVVANDTPKGEGAQLLQKMVKERLGDKVKIEVYPNSSLYDDTKGLNALLTGDVQLLAPSMAKLGQYSKSVQLFDLPFLFDDLDAVTRFEQGDGGQKILQSMEGHNILGLAYWHNGMRQFTANQPLVVPRDARGLKLRVEPSNVLAAQVNELHAIPRKMAFGEVYQGMQTGVVDGQAGNTWSNIYSQKWNEVQSDMTESNSGVLDYMLITNAKFWNSLPDDVRSELDDIIAEVTKTVNDKAGELNEQAKQQIIDAGGTEIHELDADQVKEWREAMTPVIEQFSDEIGPDLIKAAQQSNKS, from the coding sequence ATGCGCCAATCCCGTCTGTTCCATGCCCTGATCGCGATCAGCTGCGCGCTCGCGTTCACGGTTTCCAGCCATGCCTTCGCTGCCGATGGCCAACCCATCGTGATCAAGTTTTCGCACGTGGTGGCCAATGACACGCCCAAGGGCGAAGGCGCCCAGCTGCTCCAGAAGATGGTCAAGGAGCGTCTGGGCGACAAGGTCAAGATCGAGGTCTATCCGAATTCCTCGCTGTATGACGACACCAAGGGCCTGAACGCGCTGTTGACCGGCGACGTTCAGCTGCTCGCGCCGTCGATGGCCAAGCTCGGTCAGTACAGCAAGAGCGTCCAGCTGTTCGATCTGCCCTTCCTGTTCGACGACCTCGACGCAGTCACTCGTTTCGAACAGGGCGACGGCGGCCAGAAGATTCTGCAGTCGATGGAAGGCCACAACATTCTGGGCCTGGCCTATTGGCACAACGGCATGCGCCAGTTCACCGCCAATCAGCCCCTGGTGGTGCCGCGTGACGCGCGCGGCCTGAAGCTGCGCGTGGAGCCGTCCAACGTGCTCGCCGCTCAGGTCAACGAACTGCACGCCATTCCGCGCAAGATGGCTTTCGGTGAGGTCTACCAGGGTATGCAGACCGGCGTGGTCGACGGTCAGGCCGGCAATACCTGGTCGAACATCTACAGCCAGAAGTGGAACGAAGTCCAAAGCGACATGACCGAGTCCAACAGCGGCGTGCTCGACTACATGCTCATCACCAACGCCAAGTTCTGGAATTCGCTGCCGGACGACGTCCGTTCCGAGCTCGACGACATCATCGCCGAAGTCACCAAGACGGTGAACGACAAGGCAGGCGAGCTCAACGAGCAGGCCAAGCAGCAGATCATCGATGCCGGCGGCACCGAAATCCACGAACTCGACGCCGATCAGGTCAAGGAATGGCGTGAGGCCATGACGCCCGTCATCGAGCAGTTCAGCGACGAGATCGGGCCCGATCTGATCAAGGCAGCACAGCAGTCGAACAAGTCGTAG
- a CDS encoding DUF1295 domain-containing protein: MTALAAFGIGLATAVILLVLVWIIQLFTRNAGLVDVVWSAAVGILGAEYALAGDAPGITRVLLAALALTWAFRLAGYLAVRMRGAPEDSRYAAARKAWGRRADLYMLGFFIFQAVVAAVLSIPFLVVAYMPEAPAIWVVLLTLLVWFVSVVGEGTADAQLKAFKSRPENAGKVCREGLWRYSRHPNYFFESLHWVSYVVLAIGAPYWWATLGSPILMAWLLLKVSGIPTIEGKDAADKREGHDEYVRTTSAFIPWPPKR, encoded by the coding sequence ATGACCGCACTTGCGGCCTTCGGCATCGGCCTGGCCACGGCAGTGATACTGCTCGTGCTGGTATGGATCATTCAGCTTTTCACCCGCAATGCGGGCCTAGTGGATGTCGTCTGGTCGGCGGCGGTCGGAATCCTGGGCGCCGAGTATGCGCTGGCCGGCGATGCGCCGGGTATCACCCGTGTGTTGCTGGCCGCCCTGGCCCTGACGTGGGCGTTCCGCCTGGCCGGTTATCTGGCCGTACGCATGCGCGGCGCACCGGAGGATTCCCGCTACGCGGCCGCACGCAAGGCCTGGGGACGGCGCGCCGATCTGTACATGCTCGGTTTCTTCATCTTCCAGGCGGTCGTCGCCGCGGTATTGTCGATCCCGTTTCTGGTCGTGGCCTATATGCCCGAGGCCCCTGCGATCTGGGTGGTGTTGCTGACGCTGCTCGTATGGTTCGTGTCGGTGGTCGGCGAAGGCACCGCGGATGCGCAGCTCAAGGCGTTCAAGTCGCGGCCGGAGAATGCCGGCAAGGTCTGCCGTGAAGGACTGTGGCGTTATTCGCGACATCCGAACTATTTCTTCGAATCGCTGCACTGGGTCAGCTATGTCGTGCTGGCGATCGGCGCACCGTACTGGTGGGCCACACTCGGCAGCCCGATCCTCATGGCCTGGCTGCTGCTCAAGGTCTCCGGCATACCGACCATCGAAGGCAAGGACGCCGCCGACAAACGCGAAGGCCACGACGAATACGTTCGCACCACGAGCGCGTTCATTCCGTGGCCCCCGAAAAGATAG